The Bacillus horti genome has a segment encoding these proteins:
- a CDS encoding RHS repeat-associated core domain-containing protein: protein MGISKEQNILSSVSNIGGATTSPGEGGAQPGTTPKTLYFLADGLGSTLSLLTYDGRISSRYDYDEFGIVQSTKKFDINWPGPDNMYGYTGLEYEYYTDLNYARARYYKAEIGRFISEDSYFGDIFNPQSQNLYTYVHNNPVNFIDYTGNWCTSADKRYAHPGACSSVNSIYMPDYLHHGSIIFNKGRAIGYFDYYTNNTIDELFYDWSYYVDTVYRNAPDEIQESLRTKAFQYGTENYGTEYLINGLDFGLTFISGPAGTIIKTGKSVNRINSNSSNGKGKNDPMPNHSTIQGNKLPMQGKPNSSIDRVDDKGKVIQRRYYDENGRPIRDVDFTDHGHPKHHNVPHEHIWDLSDPNKPVRR from the coding sequence ATGGGTATCAGTAAGGAGCAAAATATTCTCTCATCAGTTTCTAATATTGGGGGGGCGACAACTTCCCCTGGTGAGGGTGGAGCACAGCCAGGAACCACACCTAAAACCCTCTACTTCTTAGCAGATGGTTTAGGCAGCACCTTAAGCTTACTCACATATGATGGCCGAATTTCTTCTCGCTACGACTACGATGAGTTTGGAATTGTCCAAAGCACGAAGAAGTTTGACATCAACTGGCCGGGGCCAGACAATATGTATGGTTATACGGGATTGGAATATGAGTACTACACGGATCTTAATTATGCTCGTGCTCGTTATTACAAGGCGGAGATTGGTAGATTTATAAGTGAGGATTCTTATTTTGGGGATATCTTCAACCCACAAAGCCAAAATCTGTATACGTATGTGCATAATAACCCAGTCAATTTTATTGATTACACAGGAAATTGGTGTACATCTGCTGATAAAAGGTATGCTCATCCTGGTGCTTGCAGTAGTGTTAATAGTATATATATGCCTGACTATCTACATCACGGTTCTATAATATTTAACAAGGGTAGAGCTATTGGATATTTTGATTATTACACCAACAATACCATAGATGAATTGTTCTATGATTGGAGTTACTATGTAGATACCGTTTATAGAAATGCCCCAGATGAGATTCAAGAATCTTTAAGAACAAAAGCGTTTCAATATGGTACTGAAAACTACGGGACAGAGTATTTAATTAATGGGCTCGATTTCGGCCTTACTTTTATTAGCGGACCCGCAGGTACCATTATTAAGACTGGGAAATCCGTTAATAGAATAAATAGTAATTCTTCTAATGGTAAGGGTAAAAATGACCCAATGCCAAATCATTCAACTATACAGGGTAACAAACTACCAATGCAAGGAAAACCAAATTCATCTATTGATAGAGTTGATGACAAAGGGAAAGTTATTCAGAGAAGGTACTATGATGAAAATGGACGTCCAATTAGAGATGTTGATTTTACAGACCATGGACATCCTAAACATCATAATGTTCCACATGAACATATTTGGGATTTGAGTGACCCAAATAAACCTGTTCGTAGGTAG
- a CDS encoding DUF6531 domain-containing protein, which translates to MRKMIHFVSARKKAILSCFLAIILTVTSIPIFPFLGEHKVKADTNLEINPSRFNTVYGGEAEIIFSYEDMPHDTRIEVIDPVQHLIASDMYEHGTDHIVIWDGKIGDQPATDGIYTIQVEPQEEKFKEWAKEATVEVFNPNPPAPRDLEIEPNLRSDSHVIRGLAEKGTEVTLEIRYTKREGYDQVPGETVMYSSIPVQDQRNKLADKTIEASYFTDFPLRDDNKPEDYVGEWEIELSLNAHEIAHITATATRKIDGKSSGVSEALDVLRFKAPTYHVTWEALAGYYYRAMGVEEMVAGASKIAEFNRVENVCVEARTCPGTILRGTNILIMDPVLAGAILREELADLTWEKIANRTALNTPKWWDPIILSTGNFYFQHMNMALQATLPLEFEITYHSRDTYDGAIGVGWHHSYEWRLEHREQGVIYVVTPEGAMYEYIPTGNGQYQTPVGFYDTLTKLPNGKYQLETPQKWKYVFREDGVLLSITDNNQNQATLSYIGTVLQSVSTQGASMTLTYGKSGKLEKLTDHSGRSVHYDYNELTHDLTGVTLADGAKIGFKYNEKHQMTEMTNPNGTATLINEYDDQDRVIRQRDFNGAWGEIQYFPEQKKTITTDPFGRMTTFHYDDRYRQTKIEYPNGTTEEYEYDVNDNITLFRDRNGNETRYKYDERGNLLQVIDPVGAVLNVTYTSFNQPAVVTDPLGQKTVFEYDSKGNLLALVDALGQRFEIQVDSRGNITQVKNANGEVTRMTNDSFGFPSLIIDPAGNQLKVERDSLHLVKQMTDPLGNVSKYEYDTRDRMIASVNALNQRETYAYDKDSNLISYTNVAGAKTTFQYSFDLPTSVTDALNQTNSYKYDILGNIVEERLANGAVTKYEYDELDRLIKVIDPEGYVSNYAYDGNGNLTAYSDAQGGTHQISYDSRNLPISMTDAEGSTTTYTYDLLGRLLKETNTLGNSTFYEYDAIGQLIKVRDALQNETHYEYDAAGRMVKMRNPNGAVWSLSYDRLGQLTQVTDPLGQVSTLRRDRLGRVIQSVDEAGAITSYSYDQLHRITSMTNANGHTTRFTYDALGNVTQVTDAKNQATTYSYDVLGRLIGVTNALQNQTSYTYDQVGNLTSKTDALGRATQYVYNLRNEVIQRINPLDQVTQFSYDGNGNLLTFMYPDQTQTQYAYDQMNRVSQVLYHDGKQVAYAYDRLGRRTNMNDSTGTTTYQYDALNRLTEVTNMWDQTVQYEWTATGQRSKIIYPDQSTASYQYDLLDRLVQVRDQRGETTTYEYNAQSLVTTKTLPSQAKSTYVYDQVGQLLELAHSNQRGKVLERLRYTYDPIGNRIRMDRFDDGNDEDKGDSDFSKMKTNEYAYDALNQLIQVQSYNTYDRSALAMTTYSYDEVGNRLSKIMHVGSISDTELYTYDAADKLIYWENGDDSKEYEYDLRGNLLRVIGNSVETVTQEVYTPPTLDDENIEEEEQGIEEEDLGIEEEDEEHGQENWNEELELELNNLLGLNELDDDLNSLKATDTSLENEESFGEDHAPESVTDPKDVDNSDEQNELEQEMELEEDVIREIQELNELISINRKSDVIEQYSWGSNNKLIQAINHKGDITNYFYDGDGNRVKMTLDIQRGPGGNNGNNGNNNGNNGNNGNGNNGNNGNGNNGNGNNGNGNGNNGNNGNGHNKCDFVVPPGFVPPGLAKKCGTGEDPYPDSHPGGPRDGWEHQHKKRHWEFHYTNDVTLALPEVLQVAEIDTTLWRQTYVYGAHNERISMNYVPAYDHDNGWEPSPGEGGAQPGTTPKTLYFLADGLGSTLGLLTYDGRISARYDYDEFGIVQSTKKFDINWPGPDNMYGYTGLEYEYYTDLNYARARYYKAEIGRFISEDSYLGGIFNPQSQNLYTYVHNNPLIYVDPSGMSPDEAADLYKVNEYINMLNREYHWETERGNREEANNALRIATQYFNNYKVNYSKYDLIGVGKLPLKEYSNNSSDIAMKFRLDNNLKDKLYVEIPAGFEFLGYEESTYTIMQQIGGNITKFVSNLIQNPISMPVTLTLDDVGVPKAGAKRTILYIEKDNKNYNAVIETYKGEATYIRGWKHYK; encoded by the coding sequence ATGAGGAAAATGATTCATTTTGTATCTGCTAGGAAAAAGGCGATCTTATCCTGCTTCCTAGCGATCATTTTAACCGTAACAAGCATTCCTATCTTCCCTTTTCTAGGGGAGCATAAGGTCAAAGCGGATACGAACTTAGAAATTAACCCTTCACGATTTAACACCGTCTACGGTGGTGAAGCAGAAATCATCTTCAGCTATGAGGATATGCCTCATGATACAAGAATCGAGGTCATTGACCCCGTACAGCATCTTATTGCCAGCGATATGTATGAGCATGGGACAGACCACATAGTCATCTGGGATGGGAAAATTGGTGACCAGCCCGCTACCGATGGGATATATACGATCCAAGTCGAGCCGCAAGAGGAGAAATTCAAGGAATGGGCAAAGGAAGCTACAGTAGAGGTTTTTAATCCCAACCCACCTGCACCGAGAGACTTAGAGATTGAACCTAATCTTAGAAGTGATTCTCATGTCATCCGCGGGTTAGCAGAAAAGGGGACAGAGGTCACTCTCGAAATTAGATACACGAAGCGGGAAGGCTACGATCAAGTACCTGGAGAAACTGTAATGTATTCGTCTATTCCAGTACAAGATCAACGTAATAAGCTAGCTGATAAAACCATTGAGGCCAGCTATTTTACAGACTTTCCATTAAGAGACGACAACAAGCCGGAAGATTATGTGGGGGAATGGGAAATTGAGCTTTCGTTGAACGCTCATGAAATCGCCCACATTACGGCTACAGCGACACGGAAGATAGATGGAAAAAGCTCAGGTGTTTCAGAGGCGCTAGATGTTTTACGCTTTAAGGCACCTACCTACCACGTAACTTGGGAAGCTTTGGCTGGCTATTACTATAGAGCCATGGGTGTAGAAGAGATGGTAGCAGGAGCTAGTAAAATAGCCGAGTTTAATAGAGTTGAGAATGTTTGTGTGGAGGCGCGGACTTGCCCGGGGACGATCCTAAGAGGAACAAACATATTAATTATGGATCCAGTGTTGGCAGGAGCCATTCTGAGAGAAGAATTAGCCGACCTAACATGGGAAAAGATAGCCAATCGAACCGCTTTAAATACACCAAAATGGTGGGACCCTATTATTCTATCTACAGGGAACTTCTACTTCCAGCACATGAATATGGCCTTACAAGCTACTCTACCATTAGAGTTTGAAATCACGTATCACAGTAGAGACACGTATGATGGAGCGATTGGCGTAGGCTGGCATCATTCCTATGAATGGAGATTGGAGCACCGTGAGCAAGGAGTCATTTATGTGGTCACTCCAGAGGGAGCGATGTATGAATACATTCCTACAGGTAACGGACAATACCAAACACCAGTTGGTTTTTATGATACCCTTACTAAACTACCAAATGGAAAATACCAGCTAGAAACCCCTCAAAAGTGGAAATATGTCTTTAGAGAGGATGGAGTACTACTTTCCATTACAGATAATAATCAAAACCAAGCAACATTAAGCTATATAGGCACTGTACTTCAATCCGTTTCCACGCAAGGGGCTTCCATGACCCTTACTTACGGGAAGAGCGGTAAGCTAGAGAAGCTAACAGACCATTCAGGTCGCTCTGTACACTATGACTATAACGAGCTGACTCATGACTTAACTGGAGTTACTCTCGCTGATGGGGCTAAGATTGGATTTAAATATAATGAAAAGCATCAAATGACAGAAATGACGAACCCTAATGGCACAGCTACCTTGATCAACGAATACGACGATCAGGATCGTGTGATTAGACAAAGGGACTTTAATGGAGCTTGGGGAGAGATTCAGTACTTTCCTGAGCAGAAGAAAACAATCACCACAGATCCTTTTGGAAGAATGACAACGTTCCATTACGATGATAGATACCGTCAAACGAAGATTGAATACCCGAATGGAACTACAGAAGAATATGAGTATGACGTAAATGATAACATCACTCTATTCAGAGATAGAAATGGAAATGAGACTAGATACAAATATGACGAAAGAGGAAATCTCCTTCAAGTCATTGATCCAGTTGGAGCCGTTCTGAATGTGACCTACACATCCTTTAATCAGCCTGCTGTAGTGACAGATCCGTTAGGACAGAAGACGGTATTCGAATACGATAGCAAAGGGAATCTCCTAGCTCTAGTCGATGCGCTTGGTCAGCGCTTTGAGATTCAGGTAGATAGTAGAGGAAATATTACGCAGGTGAAGAATGCGAATGGTGAAGTAACCCGAATGACCAACGATTCCTTCGGCTTCCCGAGTCTTATTATCGATCCTGCAGGCAATCAATTAAAGGTTGAACGTGATTCGCTGCATTTAGTTAAGCAAATGACAGATCCACTAGGTAATGTAAGCAAGTACGAATACGATACTCGTGATCGGATGATTGCTTCCGTTAATGCATTAAATCAGCGAGAAACATATGCGTATGACAAGGATAGCAACCTAATTAGCTATACGAACGTTGCTGGGGCAAAAACAACATTCCAGTACAGCTTCGATCTTCCTACGTCTGTAACGGATGCCTTGAATCAAACGAATAGCTATAAGTACGACATCCTAGGCAACATTGTAGAAGAAAGACTAGCTAACGGAGCTGTAACCAAATACGAGTATGACGAGCTGGATCGTCTAATCAAGGTTATTGACCCTGAAGGCTATGTCAGCAATTATGCGTATGACGGTAACGGCAATTTGACTGCCTATTCCGATGCACAGGGTGGAACGCATCAAATCAGCTACGATTCTAGGAATCTACCGATTAGTATGACTGATGCTGAGGGATCAACAACAACCTATACGTATGATTTACTAGGAAGACTACTAAAAGAAACAAACACATTAGGAAACAGTACTTTTTACGAGTATGACGCTATTGGGCAATTAATCAAAGTAAGGGATGCCCTTCAAAATGAAACACACTATGAATATGATGCTGCGGGGCGTATGGTGAAAATGCGTAACCCTAATGGAGCTGTTTGGAGTCTGTCATATGATCGCCTAGGACAGTTAACTCAAGTAACCGATCCACTAGGTCAAGTTTCTACTTTAAGAAGAGATAGACTAGGTCGTGTGATTCAATCCGTAGATGAAGCAGGAGCGATCACCTCTTACTCCTATGATCAGTTACATCGAATCACGTCTATGACAAACGCTAATGGACATACGACACGCTTTACGTATGATGCTTTAGGCAACGTAACTCAGGTAACCGACGCCAAGAACCAAGCGACCACGTATAGCTATGATGTGTTAGGCAGGCTAATAGGAGTCACCAACGCGCTACAAAACCAAACAAGCTACACGTATGACCAAGTAGGAAACCTAACGAGTAAAACGGACGCACTAGGTAGAGCTACTCAGTACGTCTATAACCTAAGAAATGAAGTCATTCAAAGAATCAATCCATTAGATCAAGTGACTCAATTTTCTTATGATGGTAACGGGAATTTACTCACATTTATGTATCCAGATCAGACACAAACCCAATATGCATACGATCAAATGAACCGTGTATCGCAGGTCCTATACCATGACGGTAAGCAGGTAGCCTATGCGTATGATAGACTAGGGCGAAGAACGAACATGAATGACAGTACAGGAACGACCACCTATCAATATGATGCACTAAACCGTTTAACGGAAGTCACCAACATGTGGGACCAAACGGTGCAGTATGAGTGGACAGCTACTGGGCAACGAAGTAAGATTATTTATCCTGATCAGAGTACGGCTAGCTATCAATATGATTTACTTGATAGATTAGTTCAGGTCCGTGATCAGCGTGGTGAAACAACGACTTATGAGTACAATGCTCAAAGTCTAGTCACCACCAAGACTTTACCAAGCCAGGCTAAAAGCACATATGTCTATGACCAAGTCGGTCAGCTTCTAGAACTAGCTCACTCAAACCAGAGAGGGAAGGTCTTAGAACGGTTAAGATATACGTATGACCCTATTGGGAACCGCATACGTATGGATCGCTTTGATGACGGCAATGACGAGGATAAAGGTGACTCTGATTTTAGTAAAATGAAGACCAACGAATATGCCTATGATGCACTGAATCAGCTGATTCAGGTTCAAAGCTATAACACCTATGATCGCTCTGCTCTAGCTATGACTACGTATAGCTATGACGAAGTGGGTAACCGTTTAAGCAAAATCATGCATGTAGGTTCAATCTCAGACACGGAGCTGTATACGTATGATGCTGCGGATAAGCTCATTTATTGGGAAAATGGAGATGATTCCAAAGAGTATGAGTATGACCTAAGAGGAAACTTACTGAGGGTAATAGGGAACTCTGTTGAGACCGTGACACAGGAAGTCTATACTCCTCCAACCCTCGATGATGAGAACATTGAAGAGGAAGAACAAGGTATAGAGGAAGAAGATTTAGGCATAGAGGAAGAAGATGAAGAGCATGGTCAAGAAAATTGGAATGAAGAGTTAGAGCTAGAATTAAACAATCTTCTAGGTCTTAATGAACTAGATGATGATCTAAACAGCTTAAAGGCTACTGACACTTCTTTAGAAAATGAAGAGTCATTTGGAGAAGATCATGCTCCGGAATCCGTCACTGATCCTAAAGATGTGGACAACAGCGATGAACAGAATGAATTGGAGCAGGAGATGGAGCTTGAGGAAGATGTGATTCGAGAAATTCAAGAGCTTAACGAGCTCATTAGCATCAACCGTAAGTCAGATGTGATAGAGCAATATAGCTGGGGCTCTAATAACAAACTTATCCAAGCGATTAACCATAAAGGGGATATCACCAACTACTTCTATGACGGCGATGGCAACCGTGTTAAAATGACGTTAGACATCCAACGTGGTCCTGGAGGGAACAATGGTAACAACGGAAATAACAATGGTAATAATGGGAACAATGGAAATGGCAATAACGGCAATAATGGAAACGGAAATAACGGCAATGGCAACAATGGTAACGGTAATGGAAACAATGGGAACAACGGAAACGGTCATAACAAATGTGACTTCGTAGTGCCCCCAGGCTTTGTACCGCCAGGCTTAGCCAAGAAATGTGGAACTGGTGAAGATCCATATCCAGACAGTCACCCAGGTGGTCCGCGAGACGGGTGGGAGCATCAGCATAAAAAGCGCCATTGGGAGTTCCACTACACGAATGATGTAACCTTAGCTCTTCCAGAAGTGCTTCAGGTTGCTGAAATTGACACCACATTATGGCGCCAAACGTATGTGTATGGAGCCCATAATGAAAGAATCAGCATGAACTACGTCCCTGCCTATGACCATGATAACGGCTGGGAGCCTTCTCCTGGTGAGGGTGGAGCACAGCCAGGCACAACACCTAAAACACTGTATTTCTTGGCGGATGGTTTAGGCAGCACCTTAGGCTTACTCACGTATGATGGACGCATTTCTGCTCGCTACGATTACGATGAGTTTGGGATTGTCCAAAGTACAAAGAAGTTTGACATCAACTGGCCAGGGCCAGACAATATGTATGGCTATACGGGATTGGAATATGAGTACTACACAGATCTCAATTATGCTCGTGCTCGTTATTACAAGGCGGAGATTGGGCGATTCATTAGTGAGGATTCTTATTTAGGGGGTATCTTCAACCCACAAAGCCAAAATCTGTATACGTATGTGCATAATAACCCATTAATATATGTAGATCCAAGTGGTATGTCACCTGATGAGGCGGCTGATTTATATAAGGTTAACGAATATATTAATATGTTAAATAGAGAATACCACTGGGAAACAGAACGGGGAAATAGAGAGGAAGCGAATAATGCACTAAGAATTGCTACACAATATTTTAATAATTATAAGGTAAACTATAGCAAGTACGATCTAATAGGTGTTGGAAAATTACCACTCAAAGAATATTCCAATAATAGTAGTGATATAGCGATGAAATTTAGGCTTGACAATAATTTAAAAGACAAGCTCTATGTTGAAATCCCTGCAGGTTTTGAATTCTTAGGATATGAAGAGAGTACCTATACAATAATGCAGCAAATAGGAGGTAATATAACAAAATTTGTATCAAATTTAATTCAGAATCCAATCTCTATGCCTGTTACACTAACTTTAGACGACGTGGGCGTTCCGAAAGCGGGAGCGAAAAGAACCATACTATATATAGAAAAAGATAATAAAAATTATAACGCAGTAATTGAAACTTATAAGGGAGAAGCAACTTATATCAGAGGTTGGAAGCATTATAAGTAA
- a CDS encoding lipase family protein — protein MQTQDMHTNPLTYTDPSGFAASSKNFDYTVYFVAGIKTFHGFFRQLEKAIIDLYDQVNKTVCVKVLYPYGDASKGFISQSRNVRHDYRLRENNALASEGGNVVRTQAQSYYAGGEMVFIGHSGGGVASYHGAKMLEELDGFKVKQVVQVGSPKVNISPSFKNKVTYVYNSNDPVTQLGSWRGPVGDKLFVQNLDPSTIINIDTVRSQGKGLTVRATLKILGGHMDYFNPQRVDSNNIDNLSKTINAIWRVIKPQYD, from the coding sequence ATGCAGACTCAAGATATGCACACTAACCCGTTAACATATACTGACCCAAGTGGATTTGCAGCTTCTTCGAAAAACTTTGACTATACGGTTTACTTTGTTGCCGGAATCAAAACCTTTCATGGTTTTTTTAGACAGCTCGAAAAAGCCATAATAGATCTGTATGATCAAGTAAACAAAACTGTATGTGTAAAAGTCTTATATCCATATGGGGATGCTAGCAAGGGCTTCATTTCACAATCACGCAATGTTAGACATGACTACAGACTTAGAGAAAACAACGCCTTAGCGTCAGAGGGTGGGAATGTTGTAAGAACCCAAGCCCAAAGCTATTATGCTGGAGGGGAAATGGTTTTTATTGGGCACAGTGGCGGAGGAGTAGCATCCTACCACGGTGCAAAAATGTTAGAAGAACTAGATGGTTTTAAAGTAAAACAGGTCGTGCAGGTTGGATCTCCGAAAGTGAATATATCTCCGTCCTTTAAGAATAAAGTAACGTATGTCTACAATTCTAATGATCCAGTTACACAATTGGGAAGCTGGAGAGGCCCTGTAGGAGATAAACTTTTTGTACAGAACCTGGACCCCTCAACAATAATCAATATAGACACTGTTAGATCACAAGGTAAAGGATTAACCGTTCGGGCAACACTGAAGATATTGGGCGGTCATATGGATTATTTTAACCCCCAGAGAGTTGATAGCAATAATATTGATAACCTAAGTAAAACAATAAATGCGATATGGAGAGTTATAAAACCACAATACGACTAA
- a CDS encoding S-layer homology domain-containing protein, producing the protein MRQAKALIPFIIICTLLFSLLGWPLSEQKAYAAYTYEFRDTASSTQLNGSGISLFEQYMVWYKADAAGNRQIHFQNLQTGEAQQITDVASAKESPRVGINSKQQPVVVWNDKRNHDRLQPLWDIYAYNVATQEEIKLNTAQGQLVAPTIHGDYVVWHDLTGREMYVYDLNSGQASSIGKGRYPVVAKGQVLYQNVSDGGLSLYNIQSKQTKKVVELPYHEYVFGFTFNGDTALWLKTDLDGRVTYSFARTTEQEITVKDLTTPKKQEVRSSSIVLGERYGAWLEVKNGVAQIVGVDLTNSQAYPITQANTNQTLYGFNGDRLMMKDAQGNLIYRTIIAINNSDSGSPSTSPTTAKTAQKKIGATGGSLEISKLAHVHIPAGVFSKESLVSMTEQQQAIQNLQSNMVSLSKAIELSSEFPFEQDAQLTLHFDLAKIVPHQLKKVGIYTFNKETSSWSIVGGVADVSTSTVQSAIKQPGVYAVMLYDKTFTDIQKHWAQQEIETLAARWIVNGVNEERFAPNQSVTRAEFIKMLTASLGLEPIETKQSSFTDVPASHWASSWIEAGYQAGIVQGSQGKFHSNQTITREEMMTMLVRALGLEESTATQQTLLTFKDHAGVSSWAKPYVALAIEQGLITGTGGEIQPAQASTRAMAAVVMYRLLEKEKKL; encoded by the coding sequence ATGAGACAAGCCAAAGCACTAATTCCATTTATAATCATTTGTACGCTCTTATTTAGCCTGTTAGGGTGGCCCTTGTCGGAACAAAAAGCCTATGCTGCCTATACCTATGAATTTAGGGATACGGCCTCATCCACTCAGTTGAACGGGTCAGGTATATCTCTTTTTGAGCAGTATATGGTTTGGTATAAAGCTGATGCCGCTGGAAATAGGCAAATTCATTTTCAGAATCTGCAAACTGGTGAAGCACAACAAATCACCGATGTAGCATCAGCCAAGGAATCACCTCGTGTAGGAATCAATTCAAAGCAGCAGCCAGTTGTCGTGTGGAACGATAAAAGAAACCATGACCGCTTACAACCGCTGTGGGATATTTATGCTTATAACGTAGCTACTCAAGAAGAGATCAAGTTGAATACGGCTCAGGGTCAACTTGTCGCCCCTACTATTCATGGGGACTATGTTGTCTGGCACGACCTGACTGGTAGAGAAATGTACGTCTACGATCTAAACTCGGGACAAGCATCTTCGATAGGCAAAGGACGCTATCCAGTAGTAGCAAAAGGGCAGGTGCTCTATCAAAATGTCTCTGACGGCGGTTTAAGCCTCTATAACATTCAGAGCAAACAGACGAAAAAGGTCGTAGAGCTGCCTTACCATGAGTATGTTTTCGGATTTACCTTTAATGGTGACACAGCCTTATGGCTTAAAACGGACCTAGACGGCAGAGTAACGTATAGCTTTGCTCGGACAACGGAGCAGGAAATAACCGTTAAAGACCTCACAACACCTAAGAAGCAGGAGGTGCGAAGCTCAAGCATTGTCCTTGGCGAACGTTACGGGGCTTGGCTGGAAGTGAAAAATGGTGTGGCTCAAATTGTCGGAGTAGATCTAACGAATAGTCAAGCGTATCCGATTACTCAGGCCAATACGAATCAAACCTTATATGGCTTTAATGGCGACAGACTGATGATGAAGGATGCACAGGGTAACCTTATTTATCGCACAATTATCGCTATAAACAACAGTGACTCAGGCTCTCCTTCAACATCTCCAACGACAGCTAAGACGGCACAGAAGAAAATCGGAGCAACAGGCGGCAGTCTTGAAATCAGTAAGCTTGCCCACGTGCATATCCCTGCTGGTGTATTCTCGAAGGAAAGCTTAGTCAGCATGACTGAACAACAGCAAGCTATACAGAACCTACAGTCAAACATGGTGTCCTTAAGCAAGGCCATTGAGCTTTCTTCTGAGTTTCCTTTTGAACAAGATGCACAGCTAACGCTACATTTCGATCTGGCTAAGATTGTCCCTCACCAGCTCAAAAAGGTAGGTATCTATACATTTAACAAGGAGACGTCCTCTTGGAGCATTGTTGGCGGAGTGGCTGATGTAAGCACAAGCACGGTTCAGTCTGCTATTAAGCAGCCTGGTGTGTATGCCGTTATGCTCTATGACAAAACGTTCACAGATATTCAAAAGCACTGGGCTCAGCAGGAAATCGAAACCCTCGCCGCTAGATGGATTGTCAATGGCGTCAATGAGGAACGCTTTGCTCCAAATCAATCCGTGACCCGTGCGGAATTTATTAAAATGCTAACCGCTTCTCTTGGACTTGAGCCGATTGAAACAAAACAGTCGAGCTTTACTGATGTTCCTGCCTCACACTGGGCTTCTAGCTGGATTGAAGCTGGCTATCAAGCAGGGATTGTTCAAGGCAGCCAAGGAAAATTCCATTCCAATCAAACGATTACCAGAGAAGAAATGATGACCATGCTCGTCCGTGCCTTAGGACTGGAAGAAAGCACAGCTACACAGCAAACGCTACTAACTTTCAAGGACCATGCTGGAGTTAGTTCTTGGGCCAAGCCTTATGTAGCCTTAGCGATTGAACAGGGCTTAATCACAGGTACAGGCGGAGAGATTCAACCTGCTCAGGCTAGTACACGAGCTATGGCAGCAGTGGTCATGTACCGATTATTAGAAAAAGAGAAGAAGCTATAG